Sequence from the Aspergillus nidulans FGSC A4 chromosome III genome:
ATTGACATGACGTAAATTTCTACTGCTGGCCTACCAGACTTCACCATAAGATGTGAATTCTCATACTAGCTGCTTCTTGGTAAGTAACCATCTCTATACAATATATGCAGCTAAGTGTCCTGCCAAGACTGTGTAGTCTAATATTTCATAACAGAACGCAAAATCGAGTTGGAAAAGATGCGATAACCACCCTCTATCGAGGGAGTATACATTAATAGAACATTGTTGAGAATACAAGTGTGGGCGATAATTTTGAACTGTGGCCTGAACTGGTCAGTCATGATGCCCTTAATGGACAAGACGTGTAGTCAAAGGCAGAACAAAGCAAGCATCAATCATGTGGTTGGTGACAATTTCTGCGTCGCCGATTGATTCTGTTTCTCAACAGCCTTCGTCGCGCCAAGCCCCTCGGCCCAAAGGCGCTAAGATCCCACCAAGCCAGGATTCCAGACCCCAAAATCTCAGCGTATCAAATTCTTTCAAccctcaacctccctctccGCGACAACCTCTCAACGGATTCTTGTACTGGCAGCTTCCGTATACTTTCTGATCAACTTTTCAAGATGTCTGAGCCCATCAGGAATAAGAAGGCAGATTTTCCCGTTGCCCCGTATGTTGCACAATCCTGCTTCGCTCACGAAGAAAGAGCATTCCCCAACATATTTGCCGTCCTGACTTCTGACATGCCTGTGACAGGACACCGCAAAACACGCCAGCTAACAATGCACCCATCTCTTCGCATGCTCAGCAGCCAGGTGTCTCCAGCATCAAAGAAGGTAACCTAATTGATTCTGGTCCGGTATTTAAGCGATCATTGGACTAATTCTGGTTGACTTGTAGAATCTCTTGATCATGCTACAGCAGCTTCGCTTTTCGCGAGAAATCCTGGGCTTGTCTCCATGATTCAAGGAAAACTTGGGTCGCTCGTTGGCCGGTCGTCGGGCTACATCGAATCTTTGCCCGTCTCCGTCCGTCGCCGGGTGGCGGGGCTAAAAGGTATTCAGAAAGAGCATGCCAAACTTGAAGCCCAGTTTCAGGAGGAGGTTCTAGAACTTGAAAAGAAATACTTTGCGAAATTTACCCCTCTTTACGAGAGACGTGCCACAATCGTCAACGGTGCTACTGAGCCAACCGAGACTGAAATTGAAGCcggcaaaggagaagaagaagaaattgacGCCAAGGACGAAGATTTGAAACagggcgaggatgagaaggagtCAGCCGTAACTGGGATTCCGGAGTTCTGGCTTTCTGCAATGAAAAACCAGATTTCGCTCGCGGAAATGATTACTgacaaggatgaagaggctcTCAAGCATCTGATCGATATTCGTATGGAGTATCTCGATCGTCCGGGGTTCCGGCTAATCTTTGAATTTTCCGAAAATGAATTTTTCACCAACAAGACGATTTCCAAGACATACTTCTATAAGGAAGAGAATGGGTATGGGGGCGATTTTATCTACGACCATGCCGAAGGCACCAAGATTGATTGGAAGCCTGAAAAAGACCTCACCGTGCGTGTggagagcaagaagcagagaaacaaGAGTATGCCTCTGTCCATGGATGTATATCTAACGTTAGCTAACCATAACAGACACGAAACAGACCCGTGTTGTTAAGATTACTGTGCCAACAgaatccttcttcaacttctttgctcctcctcaacctccggcagatgatgatgataccGTTGCGACGGATATCGAGGAACGTTTAGAGCTCGACTACCagcttggagaagatatTAAAGAAAAACTTATACCCCGAGCCATCGATTGGTTCACCGGTGAGGCTCTTCAATTCGAGGAACTTGGTGATGATATGGACCCCGATGAGTTTGACGAGTttgacgacgaggacgacgaggacgacgatgaggatgaggatggcagaGGGTCGGACCAAGACGTCGATGACTCCGATGAAGAGGTTTGTGTTTACCCGTACACCTAGTCTTATAGCACTTGTTCTGAGCAACTAACGTTCGGTAGGACGGTACTTCCAAGCcgaagaaagaagcggcTGAGTGCAAGCAAAGTTAACTGGTGTAACACGACGCTAAAGAGGCCAATGACACAGCAGTTGTGCTAGCTTGTTTTCCGTTCCAGttttcatcttctcttgctctccaATTTGTTCTTATTTTTCTTTACTCCCATTTTTTTGCATTAACTAGCAAGACTATCTAATGACCCTCCGATGACAAGTTAAGTATGTGTGAAACCTACAGGATCTCTTAATTCGAGATAGCGGGCCAAGGTCATTCTTCACTTATGTCGCTTTGACAGATTACTCCACTTTACGCTTGCTTCGCCCTTCCCCCCGCGCGTTTTCTCCTATATTTAATGTTGAGTCAATAGTGGCGCGAGGAGTAGGTACACTTTCATCTAATTTGTTCTTCAATATGTGTGCTGTCAACACAAATGTATAAAAAATGCATAATGAATGGATTTCAACGGTCATGAACTTGGTCGATGAGTCTACTCTAATAATATGCGTTGGCAAGCGAGCCCACCTGTGTAGTTTACAGTCTAGGACTCTACACCGTATCCCGAGATCGGGTTCGCTTCGAATCCAACGGTGGCAAAACTTCGAAGGGTTTATCATTAACTCACGCATGGTGTTTTCTATTTTGTGACCAACAAACTCTAGGCATTCGATCAATTTTACCCAATGCTATCTATCCAGGACTACGGAGTATCGTTCAGTAAAACAGTCCTCCAAAAATAGAGGTTGGTATTGCAGACAAAGTCTCTCTTGGCGTGGGTAATTGAGTGGAGAACGGCTCAGCCAGTGGCGCGGACCCCGAGGCTCCTCAGGGGCTGCGTTGGAGCAGCCAGTTGGTCATTCATCTCGGaatttctctgcttcagtGAAGCATGGGAGCTCTTTTCTCAGAATCAGCAACTTCTTACTAGTGCCCTGGAAGGCaactctttctttcttttctccagtTTTTTTTGGAGGTTGAGTTTctgctttttcctttgttACTTTTTTAAATGCCTTTGACTTGAGCAACGAACATCTTACCCTGTGATATTTCTCCCCGGACCCGCAGCGGTTTTCGTGTTCACGATGGCGCATAATTATGAGGTCGGGACGAGGGCCTGGCAACCTGATGCTACTGAGGGTTGGGTAGCCTCCGAggtcaaggagaagctggttgaTGGTGACAAAGTTCGGCTTGTTTTTGTCCTGGAGAATGGCGAGGTTCGTTCATATTGAAGTTAGTATGAAGCAATACTAACCTCAAAAGCCCAAAGAGATAGAGACCACACAAGCCGAATTGCAAGTGGATAACAATCCGAACCTGCCACCGTTGATGAACCCTGCTATGCTCGAAGCTAGTGAGGACCTTACAAACCTATCTCATCTCAACGAACCAGCGGGTACTACGTCTTCTCGAGCACCTACTGAAGCTTAACTAACCCGTCGCAGTTCTACAAGCCATCAAGTTACGCTATGCACAGAAAgagatatatacatataGCGGTATCGTTCTTATCGCAACCAACCCTTTCGCTCGCGTGGATTCGCTGTATGTACCTCAAATGGTCCAGGTTTACGCTGGAAAGCACCGCGCATCGCAGGCACCACATTTGTTCGCTATcgcagaagaagcatttGGGTAAGTTCTGTCAGTACTTTCGACGGTGAAGTATTACTCATTGTTGGTACGATACAGGGACATGCTACGGGATGGGAAGAATCAAACGATCGTTGTTTCCGGCGAATCTGGCGCTGGTAAAACAGTAAGCGCGAAATATATCATGCGGTATTTCGCGACACGCGAGTCTTCCGACCAGCCCGGGAAGTATACCACGAGTAGAGCCGATGCAATCAGTGAAACAGAAGAACAGATTCTAGCCACAAACCCGGTGATGGAAGCCTTTGGCAATGCGAAAACTACACGTAATGACAACTCCTCCCGGTTCGGAAAGTACATTGAGATAATGTTCGACGACAAGACCAACATTGTTGGTGCCAAGATACGGACTTACCTCCTCGAGAGATCGCGCCTAGTCTTTCAGCCGCTCAAAGAGCGTAACTATCACATATTCTATCAgcttgttgctggtgctagTGATACAGAAAAACAAGAACTCGGCCTCACATctgttgaggactttgactaCCTCAATCAGGGCGGGACACCGATTATTGATGGAGTGGACGACAAGACCGAATTCATTGCCACGAAGAAGTCGCTAGGGACAATTGGCGTACCTGAGACCATACAGTCGGAAATTTTCCGTGTTCTCGCTGCCTTGTTGCACCTTGGGAACGTCAAGATCACCGCCACAAGGACTGACTCCACCCTTTCGCCCTCTGAACCCTCGCTTTCTCGGGCTTGTGAGATACTCGGAATAGATGCAAATGAGTTTGCAAAGTGGATAGTCAAGAAGCAGCTGATCACGAGAGGGGAGAAGATCACTTCCAACCTGACACAACAACAAGCAATCGTTGTTCGCGACTCGGTTGCCAAATTCATATATTCCAGCTTATTCGACTGGCTCGTTGACAAGATCAATCGTGGGCTAGCAACTGATGAAGTATTGAACAAGTTCAAATCGTTCATCGGTGTCTTAGATATCTACGGTTTTGAGCATTTCGCCAAAAACTCATTCGAGCAGTTTTGCATTAACTATGCCAACGAAAAACTGCAGCAGGAGTTCAATCAACACGTTTTCAAGCTcgagcaagaagaatatgTGCGAGAGCAGATAGACTGGACCTTTATTGACTTCTCAGACAATCAACCGTGCATCGATCTCATTGAAGCAAAGTTGGggattctttctcttttggACGAAGAATCTAGACTGCCCATGGGTTCTGATGAACAATTTGTTACTAAGCTCCATCATAACTTCGCTGCTGATAAGCAGAAGTTCTACAAGAAACCTAGATTCGGAAAGTCTGCATTCACAATATGCCATTATGCGGTCGACGTGACCTACGAGTCAGACGGCTTTATTGAGAAAAACCGGGACACCGTCCCAGACGAGCATATGGAAATCTTGCGCAATTCGTCCAACAACTTTGTGAAAGAGATCCTGGATACTGCTGCCTCTGTGCGTGAAAAAGATTCAGCCGCCGTCTCATCTAAGCCAGTCACCGCTCCAGGGCGGAAGATTGGAGTGGCAATTAACCGCAAGCCAACATTAGGTGGGATCTTCAAATCATCCTTGATTGAGCTCATGAGCACTATAAATTCTACTGATGTACACTATATCCGATGTATCAAGCCTAACGAAGCGAAAGAGGCGTGGGTATTTGAGGGCCCAATGGTCCTAAATCAGTTAAGGGCTTGTGGTGTCCTAGAGACCGTTCGTATCAGTACAGCCGGGTACCCTACACGATGGACTTACGAGGAGTTCGCGATCCGTTATTACATGCTTTGCCACTCATCACAGTGGACTTCGGAAATTAAAGATATGTGCCATGCTATTCTAAGAAAGGCGCTTGGTGATGCCACTCAGCAAAAGCATGACAAGTACCAACTGGGCCTGAGCAAGATCTTCTTTCGGGCTGGCATGCTCGCATTCCTGGAAAACCTTCGGACTTCAAGGTTAAATGAGTGTGCGATCATGATACAAAAGAACCTACGGTGCAAGTACTATCGACGCAGGTATCTTGAGGCGCGCTTGTCAGTCCTCGCCACCCAGTCGTTAGTCAGAGGATTCCTCGCTAGGCAGCGCGCAGCCGAAATACGTCGCATCAAAGCTGCCACAACTATTCAAAGGGTGTGGAGGGGtcagaaagaaagaaagagatatAATCAGATTCGCGATAATGTCATCCTTCTCCAGTCGCTGTCAAAGGGCTTCCTTTGTCGGCGCAACATTTTGAACTCGATTCATGGCAATGCAGCGAAAACCATACAACGTGCTTTCCGTTCTTGGCGCCAACTGCGTGCATGGCGGCAATACCGCCGACAAGTTATTATTGTTCAGAATCTTTGGAGAGGCAAAAAAGCGAGACGGGAGTATAAGGTCCTGAGGGAAGAGGCCAGAGACCTGAAACAGATTTCGTACAAGTTGGAAAATAAAGTGGTCGAATTAACGCAGTACCTGGAATCACTGAAACGCGAGAACAAGTCTCTCAATTCCCAGCTCGAGAATTATGAGACTCAACTCAAATCCTGGAGGAGTCGTCATAACGCCTTGGAGAACCGGTCTAGAGAACTCCAAGCCGAGGCCAACCAAGCGGGCATCACTGCTGCTCGGCTCAcggctctggaagaagaaatgagcaTATTGCAGCAGAACCATGCTGATGGACAAGCCACTATTAAGCGccttcaggaagaagaaagaatcTCCCGAGACTCGATACGTTCTGCAAACCAGGAACTGGAAAAGCTCAAGCAACTCAatgcagaagctgagagtGAGAGAACCTCCCTTCGCCAACAGGTCATTGACCTTGAGGAACAACTTGAAGTCGCAAAGAGGACATTACCCCTTCAGGCGTTGAACGGAGACCAGCAGAATGGCGGATCTGTACCGCCACCTGCCAATGGACTGATCAATCTGGTTTCCTCGAAAAAGACGAAACCTAAAAGACGTAGTGCTGGTGCAGAGAGGATTGATACCGATCGGTTTAGCGGAGCCTATAATCCTCGACCTGTGTCGATGGCAATCCCAAGTGCACTCGGCCGCCAGAATTACTCTGTGGCTGCACTTTCCTCCGGACTTGACTCGGTGGAGGCAGAGCTTGAGACTTTACTAtccgaagaggatgaactTAATGAGGAGGTTGCAATAGGGCTGATTCGCAACCTGAAGATACCGGCGCCTAATTCCACCCCACCACCCACAGAAAAAGAGGTCTTATTCCCCGCCTATCTCATAAATCTCGTCACTTCCGAAATGTGGAATAATGGCTTCGTGAAAGAGTCCGAGCGTTTCCTGGCCAACGTCATGCAGTCAATACAGCAGGAAGTCATGCAGcatgatggtgatgataccATAAGTCCAGGAGCCTTCTGGCTTTCTAATGTGCATGAAATGTTGTCTTTCGTATTCTTGGCCGAAGATTGGTACGAAGCACAGAAAACTGATAATTACGAGTATGACCGCCTCTTGGAAATCGTGAAGCACGACTTGGAGAGCTTAGAATTTAACATCTATCACACTTGGATGAAGTTGCTCAAGAAAAAGTTGTACAAGATGATTGTCCCAGCCATTATTGAGTCTCAGTCTCTTCCCGGCTTTGTCACAAATGAGACGAATCGATTCCTCGGAAAGCTTTTACCATCAAACAACAATCCAGCCTACAGCATGGACAATCTCCTCAGTCTCTTGAACAATGCATACAAGGCGATGAAGGCTTTCTATCTAGAGGACTCAATTATCACTCAGACTGTTACGGAGCTTTTACGCCTCGTCGGTGTCACGGCTTTTAATGATCTCCTCATGAGGCGGAATTTCCTTTCCTGGAAACGAGGCCTCCAGATCAACTACAACATAACTCGCATCGAGGAATGGTGCAAGAGCCATGATATGCCAGAAGGGACATTACAATTGGAGCATCTGATGGTAAGTTTATTTGGATCCTGAATGATAAAATACTGACCAAAGTAGCAAGCGACcaagcttctccagctgaagaaggccaccCTAAATGATATTGAAATCATTCAGGACATTTGTTGGATGTatgtttctgcttcttggacaTTCTCTGGTTCTAACAAATGTTTAGGCTCTCTCCAAACCAAATCCAAAAGCTGCTAAACCAATACCTTGTGGCCGACTACGAACAACCCATAAATGGCGAAATCATGAAAGCTGTAGCCTCTCGTGTTACTGAGAAGAGCGATGTGCTCCTTCTTACTCCGGTTGATATGGAGGATAGTGGGCCGTATGAAATCGCCGAGCCTCGAGTTATAACTGCGTTGGAGACATACACCCCATCTTGTGAGCCCCCTCACTGCATGTTAGACGTGCTCTGCTGACTGTCTAGGGCTTCAAACACCACGGTTGAAACGACTCGCTGAAATTGTTTCAGCGCAAGCGATGGCGCAACAGGACAAGCCGGAGAATACTGAGAATGGGGTGATGGAGTAATATCTCTCAGTTTGTCCACTACCACCGCTGGCGTGGAAGATTGGCTCTCCGCGAGTCAATCAAATTACTAGGTACGGAGAATAACCGTGTCAATCTACTTTTGGAAAATATTAGATGCCTGATATGACCCATAAATCTCTTCTGTTTGTGCTTCAATTGTTGTAAATTTATGTGACTTAAGGTTACATGTATTTCCTGCATCACCACATGCTGAGGGGTAGTCTTTGAGACGTTGTGGGGCCGTGGACCATGTCAACAATGCCACCGTGCCATCTTTGTTCCGTCATACTCATCCACAATTGCCGCACACACATACTCTATACATATACCTACTGCAGATTTGTGCATTATTCCGCATAGGACTAGGTCGTCCACCACAGCATTATAATTATTACTTCCAAGGACACTGCTCCTCACCGTCAACGGATAATAATGAAGACTATCAATTTCATTACCGGGAACAAGAATAAATTAGCTGAAGTCAGAGCTATAATAGGCAACGTGGTTGACGTCCAGAACCAAACAGTCGACGTACCTGAGATACAAGGCACTATTGAAGAAATAGCAAAAGAGAAGTGCAGGCATGCCGCCAACGCAGTGAGTGGCATAAAGTAGCCTACTTTGGAGAAGACATATTAACCGTACAATAGGTGGGAGGCCCAGTATTGACCGAAGATACTGCTTTAGGTTTTCATGCTCTGAAAGGCCTGCCTGGGCCGTACATGTACGATTATCTTTGCGCGTCAAGCAATTTGATATAATTTACTACGAACTGACACCGTCCGACATAGCAAATTCTTTCTTGAGGCATTGGGTCATGAGGGGCTGAACAAAATGCTGGACGGCTTTGAGTcgagaggagcagaagccGTGTGTACTTTTGCATTCTCCCCAGGCCCGGGATCGGAGCCAATTCTATTTCAGGGACGAACGGAGGTATGGCAGTAAC
This genomic interval carries:
- the nap1 gene encoding histone chaperone NAP1 (transcript_id=CADANIAT00006186), producing the protein MSEPIRNKKADFPVAPTPQNTPANNAPISSHAQQPGVSSIKEESLDHATAASLFARNPGLVSMIQGKLGSLVGRSSGYIESLPVSVRRRVAGLKGIQKEHAKLEAQFQEEVLELEKKYFAKFTPLYERRATIVNGATEPTETEIEAGKGEEEEIDAKDEDLKQGEDEKESAVTGIPEFWLSAMKNQISLAEMITDKDEEALKHLIDIRMEYLDRPGFRLIFEFSENEFFTNKTISKTYFYKEENGYGGDFIYDHAEGTKIDWKPEKDLTVRVESKKQRNKNTKQTRVVKITVPTESFFNFFAPPQPPADDDDTVATDIEERLELDYQLGEDIKEKLIPRAIDWFTGEALQFEELGDDMDPDEFDEFDDEDDEDDDEDEDGRGSDQDVDDSDEEDGTSKPKKEAAECKQS
- a CDS encoding non-canonical purine NTP pyrophosphatase (transcript_id=CADANIAT00006188), whose protein sequence is MKTINFITGNKNKLAEVRAIIGNVVDVQNQTVDVPEIQGTIEEIAKEKCRHAANAVGGPVLTEDTALGFHALKGLPGPYIKFFLEALGHEGLNKMLDGFESRGAEAVCTFAFSPGPGSEPILFQGRTEGVIVSPRGPANFGWDPIFEYEGQTYAEMTKEEKNKISHRYKALVKLQQWLVDELS
- a CDS encoding myosin 2 (transcript_id=CADANIAT00006187; Aspergillus nidulans myosin V homolog (Eurofung)) encodes the protein MAHNYEVGTRAWQPDATEGWVASEVKEKLVDGDKVRLVFVLENGEPKEIETTQAELQVDNNPNLPPLMNPAMLEASEDLTNLSHLNEPAVLQAIKLRYAQKEIYTYSGIVLIATNPFARVDSLYVPQMVQVYAGKHRASQAPHLFAIAEEAFGDMLRDGKNQTIVVSGESGAGKTVSAKYIMRYFATRESSDQPGKYTTSRADAISETEEQILATNPVMEAFGNAKTTRNDNSSRFGKYIEIMFDDKTNIVGAKIRTYLLERSRLVFQPLKERNYHIFYQLVAGASDTEKQELGLTSVEDFDYLNQGGTPIIDGVDDKTEFIATKKSLGTIGVPETIQSEIFRVLAALLHLGNVKITATRTDSTLSPSEPSLSRACEILGIDANEFAKWIVKKQLITRGEKITSNLTQQQAIVVRDSVAKFIYSSLFDWLVDKINRGLATDEVLNKFKSFIGVLDIYGFEHFAKNSFEQFCINYANEKLQQEFNQHVFKLEQEEYVREQIDWTFIDFSDNQPCIDLIEAKLGILSLLDEESRLPMGSDEQFVTKLHHNFAADKQKFYKKPRFGKSAFTICHYAVDVTYESDGFIEKNRDTVPDEHMEILRNSSNNFVKEILDTAASVREKDSAAVSSKPVTAPGRKIGVAINRKPTLGGIFKSSLIELMSTINSTDVHYIRCIKPNEAKEAWVFEGPMVLNQLRACGVLETVRISTAGYPTRWTYEEFAIRYYMLCHSSQWTSEIKDMCHAILRKALGDATQQKHDKYQLGLSKIFFRAGMLAFLENLRTSRLNECAIMIQKNLRCKYYRRRYLEARLSVLATQSLVRGFLARQRAAEIRRIKAATTIQRVWRGQKERKRYNQIRDNVILLQSLSKGFLCRRNILNSIHGNAAKTIQRAFRSWRQLRAWRQYRRQVIIVQNLWRGKKARREYKVLREEARDLKQISYKLENKVVELTQYLESLKRENKSLNSQLENYETQLKSWRSRHNALENRSRELQAEANQAGITAARLTALEEEMSILQQNHADGQATIKRLQEEERISRDSIRSANQELEKLKQLNAEAESERTSLRQQVIDLEEQLEVAKRTLPLQALNGDQQNGGSVPPPANGLINLVSSKKTKPKRRSAGAERIDTDRFSGAYNPRPVSMAIPSALGRQNYSVAALSSGLDSVEAELETLLSEEDELNEEVAIGLIRNLKIPAPNSTPPPTEKEVLFPAYLINLVTSEMWNNGFVKESERFLANVMQSIQQEVMQHDGDDTISPGAFWLSNVHEMLSFVFLAEDWYEAQKTDNYEYDRLLEIVKHDLESLEFNIYHTWMKLLKKKLYKMIVPAIIESQSLPGFVTNETNRFLGKLLPSNNNPAYSMDNLLSLLNNAYKAMKAFYLEDSIITQTVTELLRLVGVTAFNDLLMRRNFLSWKRGLQINYNITRIEEWCKSHDMPEGTLQLEHLMQATKLLQLKKATLNDIEIIQDICWMLSPNQIQKLLNQYLVADYEQPINGEIMKAVASRVTEKSDVLLLTPVDMEDSGPYEIAEPRVITALETYTPSWLQTPRLKRLAEIVSAQAMAQQDKPENTENGVME